From Thalassospiraceae bacterium LMO-JJ14:
CGGAAGAAAAAGATTCGGACTTTCCGGTCAAGGGCATCAATTTGCCGGCCCGTGTCGTTTCCGGCGATTTTTACGATTTTTATCCCCTCGATGACGGGCGGGTCGCGTTCACCCTCGGCGATGTGTCGGGTAAGGGGATGAACGCAGCGCTGATGATGGCGAAAACCGCAAGCTTGCTTCGTTGTCTCGGAAAATCAATCAAGGAACCGGGCAGGCTCCTGACGCTCGTGAACGAGGAAATATGCGAAACCGCGACGCGCGGCATGTTCGTGACACTTGTGCATGGCGTTTACGATCCGGACAGCGGTTATGTACGGCTGGCCAATGCCGGGCACGAACCGCCGCTGATTTACGGCGCCGACGGCAGTTTTCGCGCCATCGAAGCGGAAGCGCCGCCATTGGGGATATCGCCCGCACTCCTCGACGAGGATGGGTTTCCCGAAACGGAACTGAACCTGAATGGCGGCCAACTGTTCGTTTTCACCGATGGCGTCACAGAGGGTTATATCGCCGATGGCGTCGAGCTTGGCGCGGATGGCCTGAAAGAACTCATTGCCAATGCCGGCACGGGCGGCGTGCAGGGTATTTTGAACCAGGTACGTGAAAAGATCGGCGGGACAGGTGAAGCGCTCCGTGACGATGTAACTTTGCTCGCTATCGACGATGGCACGGCCAAACATACATCGGGGGTGGCGCTTGGCGCTGCGGAACCCGGTGCTACGGACGCGCCCGGCGAGAAAATTTTCCAACTCCGTGTCACGGCCAAGGCCAACCGCCTTCGTCTGATCCGCAATGCTGTCCGTGAGACGGCATCGTTCTGCGGATTTTCCGAAGCCGATACACGCGATATCGTGCTGGCGGTGGATGAAGCCTGCCAAAACGTCATTCGTCATGCCTATGGCCACGAAGGCGAGGGGGATATAGCTATAGAGATCCGGCACCGTCCGGATGCGATGGTTCTTTTCCTTCGCGACTTTGCCGATCCGGTGGATATTTCCAAAATCAAGCCGCGCGATCTGGACGATTTGCGTCCGGGCGGGCTGGGGACGCATCTCATCAGCGAAGTAATGGATGAGGTAGACTTCTTGCCGCCGCCGATAGATGGCGGCAATCTATTGAGAATGGTTAAAAGAATCGGGGATTAGGGACCAATGGAGCATCAATTATCCGAATCCGGCGGCGCGTTAGTCATCGCGTTTGCTGGCGATATCGATCTGCAGACTTCTCCGGATGCCCGAAAGGCTCTGTTGGCGCTGGTCGGCAAAGGACAACCAATTCTGGTCGACCTGTCGGGTGTCGGTTACATCGACTCATCTGGCGTGGCATCGCTTGTCGAGTGCCTCCAAAGCGTCAAGAAGTCGGGACAGAAACTGGCCCTCGTGTCGGTCAGCGAAGGGGCGCTTCGGGTGCTGCAACTGGCACGTCTGGACAGGGTCTTTACGATCTGCGCCAGTGTGGATGAAGGTATTATCGCGGTGGCGTGAAAAATCTTCCCGGTCACGGCCGGGAGAGACGGGGGACGACGACTTGGCGGGGCAAAAGATTACCGCAGTGGAAAAGATCGAAGGGATCGGCAGGACGGCCGTGGCCTTTGTCGAATCTGTCGGTAACGGCGGCATCCTCGTCGCCGAGAGCTTTTACTGGCTGCTGTTCGGTGTTCGTGAACGCCAACCGGTTCGCATGGGTGCGGTAATCCAGCAGATGATGGAAATCGGCGTTGCGGCAATACCGATCATTCTGATGCTGACCGGCACCATCGGTGTCATGCTCGCCATTCAGGGCATTCATACGCTCAGGATATTCGGCGCTGAAAGCCGGGTGACCATCGGCATTGCATTTTCCGTGGTGCGCGAATTCGCCCCGCTGATAACCGGCATTCTGGTCGCCGGACGTTCCGGTTCCGCGCTGGCGGCGAGAATCGGGACCATGAAGATCAACCAGGAAATCGATGCCCTCAAGGTCATGGGCATTAACCCGACGCGGTTTCTTGTTGTCCCGGCCTTGGTGTCGATGCTGGTCATGGTCCCTGCATTGACGCTTCTTGGCAATTTCATGGGACTTTTCGCCGCCGGACTTTATGTAAATGCGGACCTCGGTATTTCGCTCGCGGCCTATGCCCATGACACCATCGATATCCTGTCGCTGGACGACCTCGGTCACGGTATCGGTAAGAGCTGTATTTTTGCCGTGCTGATTGCCGTCATCGGTGTCGTCAACGGGGCCGGTGTGCAGGGCGGTGCCGAAGGGGTGGGCAAGGCAACGACCCGTTCCGTGGTGCAGTCGATTTCGGCGATCATCGTCACCGACATGCTGTTTGCCTTCGTGGCGACGCGGTAGGACCGGATCATGCGCAACCCGCAAAGCATCATGGAAGAACGCAAATCCCGCCAGCGTCCGCCGAGCGGACCCGAGGCGGTGATCGAAGTTGAGAATCTGGTCACGCATTATGGCGAGCGGATGATCCTCAAGGGCGTCAGCATGCAGGTCCTGGAAAACGAGATCATGGTCATCATGGGTGGCTCGGGATCGGGGAAATCGACGCTCCTTCGCCATCTGATGGCGCTCGAGGAGAAGACATCAGGCAACATGCGGATTCTCGGCAAGGATATTGACCAGATCACACGGCAGGAATTTCTCGATGTGCGGAAGAAGCTGGGCGTGGCGTTTCAGTCCGGCGCACTTTTCAGCTCAATGACGGTCGGCGAAAACATCATGCTGCCGCTCTATGAGCACACCGATCTGGACGCTCTGACCATGGAAATCATGGCCCGCATGAAGCTGGAGGTGGTCGAACTCTCCGGCTTCGAGAATCTGATGCCGTCCGAGCTGTCCGGCGGCATGATCAAGCGCGCTGCATTTGCCCGCGCGATCGTCATGGATCCAAAAGTGCTGTTCTGTGACGAGCCGTCGGCCGGGCTCGATCCGGTCGTGGCGTCGGCGCTGGACGACCTGATCCTCGACATGCGCGACGCCATGGGCATGAGTATCGTCGTCGTAACCCACGAACTGGACAGCGCATTCAAGATTGCGGACCGCATCACGATCCTCGATCGCGGCGAAATCCTGATGATCGGCACGGTCGAAGAAGTGCTGGCTTCGAAATCCGATCGTGTGCAGGCACTTTTGAACCGCATCCCCGAAGAAGACACCATGGACCCGGATGACTACCTCAGCCGCCTTGTCGGCGAGAACAACCCGGGCACGGCGCATTTATGAGGACGGACACGTGAGAACAAGCAAGATCAACTACTTCATCGTCGGGCTGTTTGTGATCACCATGATCATAGCGCTGGTCGCGGCGGTCGCTTTGCTGACGGGGCGAACCGGTGCAACGGACAGCTATCATGCTTATTATTCGAATGTGACCGGGGTTAAATTCGGCACCCAGGTGGTTTACGAAGGCTATCCCATAGGTCAGGTCACCGAGGTGACGCCGGAAGAAAAAGACGGCCGCATGCGTTTCCGGGTCGATTTTGATGTTGTCGAAGGATGGCGGATTCCGAACGACAGTATTGTCGAAATAGCAGCGCCCGGTCTGCTGGCCGCCGTTACCCTTGCCGTAGAAGCGGGTAAAAGCACGACCGCGCTTGAACCGGGCGCCGAGGTGAGTGCCGTTGAGCGAGCTGACATGTTTGCCGCCGTCGCCAATGTCGCAGGGGACTTCGGCGATTTGTCGAACAACTATCTGAAGCCGTTGCTCAGGAACGTCGACAACACGGTGACGCAGATCGGCGAGTTTCTGCAGGTCGGGGGCGAAGGCCGCATGATTGCCGCCGATGCCCGCGATACCATGGGCATGGCGCGCAACATCATGTCGGACCTCAAGGACCGCATACCATCGATCGCCGAAAAGCTTGAAACGATCCTGACCGACGTCAGTGTCACCAGCAAACGCCTGAATGACATTCTGACGCCGCAGAATCAGCAGAAAATTCTCGGCATGATCGACAATCTAAATGCGGCGACGCAGAAATTCGATACCGTGCTGATCACCATGAATTCCATCCTCAAGGATATCGACGATCTGGTGCTCGATGATGAGGGTGATCTGGCCAAAACCATGAAGGAAAGCCGCTACATCGCCGAGTCGATTGCGCGCAATATCGATGCCATCAATCAGAACATGGATGGTGCGGCCAGAAACCTGTATGAGTTCAGCCGGCAAATCAGGCAGAACCCGGGATTGTTGCTGGGCGGATCGTCCCCTGAAGACAAAGGAACGGTACAATGATGCAAGCAAACGTGAAACCGGTCCGAAAAATCATGCCGATGGCGTCGCTGATTTTCGCCGCTGTCCTGCTGGTTGCCGGCTGCGCTTCGCAGCCGCCGGTGCCGACCGACAAGTATTACCGTCTGCAGGCGGTCCTGGCCGCAGCGCCGGCTTCCACCCCCAGGTTCCAGGGTAATTTCCAGGTTGAACGATTCACCGCCGATGGCCTGACGGCGGGGCGGCCGATCGTCTATGTCGAATCCAATGACGGGAACCAGCTTCTTGAATATCACTATCACTTCTGGACACAGCCGCCGACGGTCATGTTGCGTGATGAGCTGGTGACGTATCTGCGCGCATCGAAGATTGCCGAGAGTGTTGTGACGCCGGATATGCGCCTGGATCCGCAGTATGTAATGACGGGGCGTATTCGCAAACTGGAACAGGTGCTCGGCTCGCCGAACCGCACGCGTCTGGAACTGGAAATAGCGTTGCGTCAAACCGACAACAACAAGCTGATGTTCCTGAAGTCCTATTTACATGAAAGCAACCAGACGTCGCCCGGTGTTTCTTCCGCTGTCGATGCGCTGAACGAGGCCTTGAATATTATCTATTCCGATCTTCTGGCCGACCTTCGGTCCCTATGAGTCAAAACAAACGGCGCCGGTCTGCCCGGCGCGGCAAGCCTGCCCCTAAGCGTCCGGCCGAAACCGTTGTCATTTCAAAAATCGCCCAGCAGGGCGATGGTGAGGGACAACTGGCCGACGCAACACGCGTGTTCGTGCCGCTGACCTTGCCGGGGGATAAAATCCTTGTGCAGCCGGGGGCCAAGCGTGGCGATGGCCTTGCCGGGTCCGTGCTGGAATGGATCGAACGGCAACCCCGAAAAGAGCCGATCTGCGACGTCTTCGGCACATGCGGCGGATGTCAGCTGCAACATGTTCCGGAAGCGGATTATCGAAACTGGAAGTCGGATGCCGTGCGCACGGCACTGGCACGGCATGGTTTTTCATTCGACATAGAGCCGTTACGCCAGGTTCCGCTGGATGCCCGAAGGCGGGCAACGCTTTCTCTGGTGATGACCGCCGACGGCCCGGTGCTCGGCTTTAACGGGGCGTATTCCGACCGGGTGGTCGGCATGGACGGCTGCCCGTTGCTGGACCCGACCCTTTCGCGCTTATGGGGGCCGGTCAGGGATTTCTGCGTGCAGGTGTTCAAGGCGCCGATGCGGGCCGATATCCGCATTACCGCCGCAGCACCCGGTTCGATTGAAATCGTCGTTGCTGCGGATCAGGAACTGGACCTGGCGAAACGTGAAGCCATTGCCGAATTCTCCGAAGCTCATGATATCGCGCGGTTCTGCTGGAAAAATGCAGGCGCTGCGCCGGAACCCGTTGTGCAGCGCCGCCCCGTGCTTCTGTCCATTGCCAAGGCGGAGATTGAACTCCCGGTCGGAGGATTTCTGCAGCCTTCGGCTGAGGGTGAAGCAACCCTTCAGGAACTGGTGATGGCGGGTGTGGCGGAGGCCAGGAAAGTTGCCGATCTGTATTGCGGCATCGGGACTTTCTCGTTCGTGCTGGCAAGTGCCGGCAAGCATGTGCTGGCCATCGACGATAACGCCGGCCAGATCGCGGCGCTGGATCAGGCAGCGGGCCGGGCCGGGCTCGGCGGACACATCCAAACCGAGGTCCGCGATTTGAAATCGTCACCGTTGGAAGCAGGTGCGTTTGCGGAAATGGATGCCGTGGTATTCGACCCGCCGCGTGCCGGCGCAAAGTCTCAGGCTGAATGCCTTGCCGATAGCGATGCAGGGACGATTGTCGCGGTGTCGTGCAATCCGGCGACGCTGGCGCGTGATCTTCGCATCCTCGTCGATGGGGGCTACCGGATCGAAAGCCTGACACCCGTTGACCAGTTCCCGATGAGCTATCATGTCGAGGCGGTCTGCGTGCTGCGCCGGGCGGGCTGAGCGGCGCCGCTTCCGATTGATGCCGATGAGTGATAGCCTTTTCCTATGAGAAGAGAATCCAGCGTCGAAGAAGTGCCGAAGGCTGGCCGCTGCACACAGGCCCAGGGGGAGGTGTTGATCTGTGCCCCGGGCGGGGTGGAAAAACCCCTTCTATGCGATGCCTCTTTCAGAACCGGGGACAAGGTGCTGGCCGGTGAAAACGCATCGGCGGCTCTCAAATTCACGGACGGCACGATGATCACGCTCGGCCCCGACAGTGTGCTCGTCATCGATGCCTTTGCCTATGAAAGCGACACCGAAGAGGACGCGGCGCTGCTGACGGCAGTGATGGGTACCTTCGTCATAGAAACCGGCGATCTGGCCATTCAGGCCGATAATTTCACCGTCTCGTTGGGCGACAGCACATGCGGGTTGAGATGTGCGCGGATTGCCGCCCGGGTCGATCCTTTGGGATACGACATGGTGACATTGCTGCCGGCACTGCACGGCCCACTGGGCGAAGTGCTGGTGCATAACAAAATCGGCGTGCAGATGCTGAACAGAGTGTGTCAGACATTGCGGCTTGGTAGCGGCGAGGCGGACATTCCGGCGCCGTTGACACTGCCTTCGGGTGTCATCCGTGAGACTTATGCCGGCCCTGGTGTTTCGGATGACCTGTTTCCAGCGGGACAGCCGGATAAGGACGAGGACCTGTCAGAGGAATTTCAGCCGTTTCGCGCGTTGCACGACAGGTTTCTGGAGCGCCAGTTCATGACCCGCACGGTCTTTCCGATTGACGGCCCTGTCATGACGGGAGATGGGGATGAAATGCTTGAGGATGCGTTCGAAGGAACCCGCTTCCGGTTGTCCGACCCGGACCCGGAATCGTCAGGCGGCTGAGCCTCAGTTCATCTCAAGCGCGCGTTTATAGACGTCGATCAATTCTTCCATCTCGGTGCGGTCGGATGAATCCATTTTGCGGAGCCTGATAATTTGGCGCAGCACCTTGATGTCGAAGCCCGTGCCTTTGGCTTCGGAATAGATTTCACGAATGTCGCCGGCCAATGCGGCCTTCTCTTCCTCAAGGCGCTCGATACGATCAACAAAGGACTTCAAGCGCTCGCTCGCGACGCCACCGACATCGGCCATGATCTTGCTCTCCACTGCATTAGTTGACTTTCAGCGCGGCACGTTAGCCTTGCATGGGTGAGCGGGCAAGCCCGCTTGGCGTAAAAAATCTGGGGATATCGGGGATTACTCGGCGGGAGCGGCTTCCGGTCGCTGGGCGGGTATCAGGATTGCCGTCGCGATGAGAACGATAACCGCAGCGGTGCTCATCACCATGAAAAGGGAATCGAAGCTGCCGCTGGCTTCGTGCAGGCGACCGGTCATCTGTACGGCGACGGCGCCGATACCCAGGACCAGAACGGATTTGACCGCATAGACGCGTGAGCGGTACTCGGTGCTGATGTAGTGCGCAACGATCCAGTCGTTGACCGGAATGATGCCGAACGTCGCCAGCATCAACGGCAAGGTCACGGCAAGCGACAGCCAGCCGGCCGCGGTTATCGCCAGTGTGCACATCACCAGTTGCGCCAGAACCAGGCCGATATAGATGCGCTTGGTCTGATAACGGTCCAGCATTTCACCGACCGCCAGTTGCGCGAACGCAGCGCAGGCAAAGACCAGTGCGGTGACCAGGCCGATCTCGGACGTTTCAGGGAGAATGGACGACAGCCGTTCATCCATGATTTTCGGCAGGGAGATCGTGGTTGCCTGAAATATCAGGCCGCCGACCATGGGGGCGATGATGAGAAACAGAAAGACGCGTTTCTGTATGGAAAGCGGGACCTGCGGCGGGGCTTTCTTTTGTTTGGCGACGTGATCCGCATCGACACCTTTCAGCAAATGCAATCCGTACAACACACCGATGCCGATGGACACGATACCGGGGATGATGAATGCCATGCGCCAGCCATATATATCGGCAATGGCGCCGGTGGTCAGGGCCGCCAACGCCACGCCCATGTTGCCCCATACGCCGTTTACAGCCAGCGCGCGACCGACGCGCTCGGCATCCTCGACCACCAGGGCCAGACCGATCGGGTGATAGATGGCACCGAAAATGCCGACCATCGCCAGACCGATTTCGATCTGCAGCGGATCGGCGGCAAAGCCCGTCAGGATCGAGGCGGCGCCGATGCCGATGAAGAACACGAACATCATGCCGGTTCTGGACCATTTATCGCCGAGCCAGCCTGCGGGCAGGGATGCCCCGCCGAAGAAAAAGAAGCTCCACGTCGTCAGCAACAACAGCCGACCATAGGAATCGGCAAACTCGCTCTCCATGGTCAGTACCGCAGTGGTAAAGATCAGCATGAAAAAATGATCGAGCAGATGCCCGAGATTGAGAAACAGGAAATTCCGTTTTGCGGTTGTCATGACATCAACCTAGCAAAACATGTGGCGGCTGTATCACGATGGCAGGACAATAAATATCGCTAAACGGACACATGGAACGACACGCCGTGCCGGCGTGCCGCCAGGAAGAAATGTGAAGGACTCAGACGATCAACCGTGTGCCTTTTCTGCCGTCAGGGCATTGGCATAAGCGCGTTCTGCGTACTTAAGCATCCGGTAATCCAAGGTGTTGTCGGTATCCGTGGCGAGGGCAAAAAGCCGTTCGGCCCAATGTAACTGTTCGCGCACGTAACCGTTCCAAACGATTTTAACCACGTTATGTCTCCCTTTCTGGAACGCCGTGGAACGTATCAAACGATTGCTACAGTATATATATGCCGAACTGAATTGAGAGAATGATCGGGATCACCACTGTACTCAATTTTATTTAAATTTCCGAAAAATCCCGGGTTTCTGCGGCTAAATGATCGACAACGTCGATCAGCGCGGTCTCATTATTATTGCCGTTTTGAAGTGAATCTTCATAACACTTCACCTGTCTGTGCGCGCTTGTCCCTCTTTTGGCGATCTTTTTGAGGTTCATGATCTCGTCCATGCAGCCCAGGGCTTCGGCGTCTTCGTTAACCAAATCGATCAGTTCGTCGATCAGGTCCGCACAGGGAACAATCTCGCCACGGCCGAAGTCGACAAGCCCTCCGTCAAGGCCATACCGTTGTGCGCGCCAGCGGTTTTCGGATATCAGCATCATCGCGTATTGCCGCCAGCGTTGATTTCTCGTCTTCAGCCGCCACAGCATTCTGAGGATGCAGCAATAAAGGGCGGCGACGGCTGCCGCATCATGAATATATGTGCAGATATCGCAGATCCGCATTTCCAGTGTCGGAAAACGGGCGCTCGGACGGATGTCCCACCAAAGCTTGGTTGCATCTTCGATGATGCCGGCGTTGACGAGTGCGGCGACGTGCCGCTGATACTCGGCATGGCTATCGAAGTCGTTCGGCAGGCCGGTGCGGGGCATTTCGTCCCAAACGCTGAGCCGGTAGGATTTCAGTCCGGTGTTCTGGCCCTGCCAAAACGGTGACGAGGTGGTCAAAGCCAGAAGGTGCGGCAGGAAATAGCGGACCTGGTTCATCAGATCGATGCGCAGCTCATCGTCGTCGACTCCGACATGCACATGCATGCCGCAGATCACCAGCCGGCGGACGACAGCCTGCAGATCATTGGCGATGGTGGTGTAGCGTTCCTGCTCCGTGAAACCCTGTTCGGACCAATGCGAAAACGGATGCGTTGATGCGGCAATGGGCATCAGATCGAATTCCGCGGCGATATCGACGATCGTCTGGCGCAATTCGCCCAGCATCTGTGTCGCTTCAGGCACAGAGCGGGCGACCTTCGTATTCACCTCGATCTGCGACTTGAGGAATTCGTGTGCGACCTGGGGGCCCAGTTTCGCCGCGCACTTTTCGTACATTTCCTTAGGGGGGTCCGCCGCCAGAGCCCGGGTCTCGGCGTCGACAAGCAGGTATTCTTCTTCAATTCCAATGGTCAGCGATGGTGCGCCGCCGACCATCAGAACCGCTCGACCCTATGCAGCCCAGGAATATCGAAAATCGGCAAAACGCATTCAGACAGGATATCGACCCATTTCAGAACACCGCTTTTATCCCTGATCTGGTCCTGGTTGATTTCTATGGCACAGTTGGCAATGCCGGCGGCGGCACCGTGCATATCGATGGTATAAGCCAGATCATGACCCGAATAAGGCTCGTTATCACCGACTTCGAGTTCGAAGCGGTCGAGATGTTCCATCAGCGGGACCGCAATGCGCGGATCGCGGTTCCACAGCACGCCGATATCCCAAGGCCTCGGCTTGCCGCCGAAAGTCGGGCTGAAGCTATGGATCGACAGGATCGCCGGGGCCGGGCCGCGGTCCCATAATCTCGCCAGCGCCCGGTTGACGGCATCGTGATACGGTTCGAATATCTGCCGCACACGCTGCCGGCGGGATTCTGACGATAAATCCTGGTTGGCGGCAATCCTGAACCCATCATTCTCCGGCATGATGCTGTCCGGGTGTCCGGGCGGTCGATTGACGTCGATGACCAGCCTTGAATACCCGGCGAGAACGGCCTGCGCATCAAGCCTGGACGCCAGCCCGCGGGTGACGGCGGCGGCACCAATGTCATATGTGATATGCTTTTCGAAGGCCTCATCGGGCAGGCCCAGATTGCCTAGCTGTGCCGGGACAGTGTTGCTGGCATGGTCACAGACCAGCAGCATATGAGCACCGCCCTCGCGATTGATGACCTCGAACGGGGGCGGATCTTCTGGGCCGAGCAGGTCGGGCCCATCATTCGGTAGAGTTGTCATGAAGAAATTATAGCGTGCGTTTTCCCGCTAAGCGATACGGAAAAGCCTTCTCTTGCAATCCATACAGATGCGGATTAAGTCCGGTCATTCGAGAGGAAAAGCCGAATGGACCAGCCGCAGCACATTGAAAGCCCATGCATCAGTGTTTGCCAGCTCGATGACGAGAGCGGGTTATGTCAGGGATGCTGGCGGACACGCGATGAAATCGCTATGTGGGGCAGGGCTACTAACGAGCAGCGGCTCGAAATCCTTGCGAAACTTCACGACAGGCGTGAACAGATGACCGGTATTTCCCGCCGCAAAACGCGCAGACGCGATACCACCGGCTGACGGAGTAATAGAATGACGGATATTCTGTCCAGGCTGCTTGCCGAACGGGATTGGCTGTTATGCGACGGGGCCATGGGGACCAGCTTGTTCCAGCGCGGCCTGGCAACGGGCGAGGCCCCCGATCTATGGAATGTCACGCATCCGGATAAAGTTGCCGAGGTGCATCAGGGCTTTGTCGATGCCGGTTCGGACATCATCCTGACGAATTCCTTCGGCGCCAATGCGTTGAGACTTAAACTTCATGGCGATGAACACCGTGTGGCGGAGTTGAATATCGCCGCGGCCGGAATTGCACGAAACGTTGCCGATGCCGCCGAACGCCCGGTCGTCGTCGCCGGTTCCATCGGGCCGACCGGTGAATTGATGCAGCCGATGGGCGCGCTGACCCCGGAAATTGCCGAGCAGGTCTTTGCCGAACAGGCAGCGGCGCTCAAACAAGGCGGCGTCGATGTCATCTGGATCGAGACCATGTCATCGAAGGAAGAATATGCCGCCGCAGTTGCCGGTGCGGCAAAATGCGGCCTGCCGGTGGTCGCCACAATGAGCTTCGATACCAATGGCTGCACCATGATGGGCGTAACGCCGGAAGAAGCGGCGACTTTCGCATCGTCGCTCGAACCCGCGCTGGCGGCCTATGGATGTAATTGCGGTGTTGGTCCGGCAACGCTGATCGATACCGTGCTGGGATTGAAAAAAACCGCCAAGCCCGGCGACGTCATCACGGCCAAGGGCAATTGCGGCATTCCCGAATATGTCGATGGCGCCATTGCCTATAGCGGGCCGCCGAAAATCATGGCGGATTATGCCCGACTGGCGCGCGATGCGGGGGCCAGGATCATCGGTGGTTGTTGCGGCACCACGGACATGCACGTCAAAGCCATGCATGATGCCCTCAAGGGTTATGACCCGGGAGCGGCACCGGACCGCAGCCGAATCGAGGATATTCTGGGACCGGTTGATCAGGCTTTGCCCCGCGCCGACGGTGCAGGCGAGCGCCCGCGCCGCCGTCGCCGGTAATCAGGGGGCAACGCTTACCAGCTTCCTGTGTTTTCCATGGATGACCAGGGTTCGGCGGGTTCCAGCGGATCGCCTTTCTGCAGCAATTCAATGGAAATGCCGTCCGGTGAGCGGACAAACGCCATGCGGCCGTCACGCGGCGGGCGATTGATGGTCACGCCGCCGTCCTGCAGGTGCTGGCAGAGATCATAGATATTGTCGACGCGGAACGCCAGATGGCCGAAATTGCGGCCGCCGTCATATTCTTCCGGATCATAGTTGTAGGTTAGTTCGATTTCGGCATCCGGGGTCTCATCGGCCGAGAGGAAAATCAGACAGTAACCGTGTTCCGGGCGGTCGCTGCGCCGGACTTCCTTGAGGCCGAGCAGATCGCAATAGAACTTAATCGACGCATCGATGTCCGAAATCCGGACCATGGTGTGCAAATATCTCATGAAGGGCCTCCCCGAAATTTAAGTTATTAGGAACTTAGGGAGTGTGTGCGGCGGTTTCCAGTCCCGTTTCCTGCATACGGACGGCTTCCAGTCCCAGGATTGCCGATTTGCGCACCGGGTCCCACCGATAGCCGGTAATCATGCCGTTATCGCGGATGACACGGTGACACGGAATCACATAGCCGATCAGGT
This genomic window contains:
- a CDS encoding MFS transporter; translation: MTTAKRNFLFLNLGHLLDHFFMLIFTTAVLTMESEFADSYGRLLLLTTWSFFFFGGASLPAGWLGDKWSRTGMMFVFFIGIGAASILTGFAADPLQIEIGLAMVGIFGAIYHPIGLALVVEDAERVGRALAVNGVWGNMGVALAALTTGAIADIYGWRMAFIIPGIVSIGIGVLYGLHLLKGVDADHVAKQKKAPPQVPLSIQKRVFLFLIIAPMVGGLIFQATTISLPKIMDERLSSILPETSEIGLVTALVFACAAFAQLAVGEMLDRYQTKRIYIGLVLAQLVMCTLAITAAGWLSLAVTLPLMLATFGIIPVNDWIVAHYISTEYRSRVYAVKSVLVLGIGAVAVQMTGRLHEASGSFDSLFMVMSTAAVIVLIATAILIPAQRPEAAPAE
- a CDS encoding carboxylate-amine ligase, which codes for MVGGAPSLTIGIEEEYLLVDAETRALAADPPKEMYEKCAAKLGPQVAHEFLKSQIEVNTKVARSVPEATQMLGELRQTIVDIAAEFDLMPIAASTHPFSHWSEQGFTEQERYTTIANDLQAVVRRLVICGMHVHVGVDDDELRIDLMNQVRYFLPHLLALTTSSPFWQGQNTGLKSYRLSVWDEMPRTGLPNDFDSHAEYQRHVAALVNAGIIEDATKLWWDIRPSARFPTLEMRICDICTYIHDAAAVAALYCCILRMLWRLKTRNQRWRQYAMMLISENRWRAQRYGLDGGLVDFGRGEIVPCADLIDELIDLVNEDAEALGCMDEIMNLKKIAKRGTSAHRQVKCYEDSLQNGNNNETALIDVVDHLAAETRDFSEI
- a CDS encoding N-formylglutamate amidohydrolase produces the protein MTTLPNDGPDLLGPEDPPPFEVINREGGAHMLLVCDHASNTVPAQLGNLGLPDEAFEKHITYDIGAAAVTRGLASRLDAQAVLAGYSRLVIDVNRPPGHPDSIMPENDGFRIAANQDLSSESRRQRVRQIFEPYHDAVNRALARLWDRGPAPAILSIHSFSPTFGGKPRPWDIGVLWNRDPRIAVPLMEHLDRFELEVGDNEPYSGHDLAYTIDMHGAAAGIANCAIEINQDQIRDKSGVLKWVDILSECVLPIFDIPGLHRVERF
- a CDS encoding DUF1289 domain-containing protein; protein product: MDQPQHIESPCISVCQLDDESGLCQGCWRTRDEIAMWGRATNEQRLEILAKLHDRREQMTGISRRKTRRRDTTG
- the bmt gene encoding betaine--homocysteine S-methyltransferase translates to MTDILSRLLAERDWLLCDGAMGTSLFQRGLATGEAPDLWNVTHPDKVAEVHQGFVDAGSDIILTNSFGANALRLKLHGDEHRVAELNIAAAGIARNVADAAERPVVVAGSIGPTGELMQPMGALTPEIAEQVFAEQAAALKQGGVDVIWIETMSSKEEYAAAVAGAAKCGLPVVATMSFDTNGCTMMGVTPEEAATFASSLEPALAAYGCNCGVGPATLIDTVLGLKKTAKPGDVITAKGNCGIPEYVDGAIAYSGPPKIMADYARLARDAGARIIGGCCGTTDMHVKAMHDALKGYDPGAAPDRSRIEDILGPVDQALPRADGAGERPRRRRR
- a CDS encoding VOC family protein, translated to MRYLHTMVRISDIDASIKFYCDLLGLKEVRRSDRPEHGYCLIFLSADETPDAEIELTYNYDPEEYDGGRNFGHLAFRVDNIYDLCQHLQDGGVTINRPPRDGRMAFVRSPDGISIELLQKGDPLEPAEPWSSMENTGSW